The following are encoded in a window of Roseimaritima ulvae genomic DNA:
- a CDS encoding FHA domain-containing protein encodes MPTSSDRSDSTYGSHEGQDMGELVPCGGGDPIPLFKSKLVLGRRESCDISLKFANVSGQHCRMSLESGYWFVRDLSSRNGTKVDGRRIFRKRLDPGCVLSIAKHDFNVEYDPQKLGAFGTPPPDDDDAEELLRRSLMDRAGLSRRNPNQPNTNKNILDD; translated from the coding sequence ATGCCCACCTCATCGGATCGCTCGGATTCCACATACGGATCACATGAAGGCCAAGACATGGGAGAATTGGTTCCCTGCGGAGGCGGGGATCCGATTCCATTGTTCAAATCCAAACTGGTGCTCGGTCGCCGCGAATCCTGCGACATCTCGTTAAAGTTCGCCAACGTATCGGGACAACACTGCCGGATGTCGCTGGAGAGCGGTTACTGGTTCGTGCGCGATTTAAGCAGTCGCAACGGCACCAAGGTGGACGGTCGCCGCATCTTTCGCAAGCGGTTGGACCCGGGTTGTGTGCTGTCGATCGCCAAACACGACTTCAACGTGGAGTACGATCCGCAGAAGTTGGGCGCCTTTGGCACCCCGCCGCCCGATGACGACGACGCCGAAGAACTGCTCCGCCGCTCACTGATGGACCGCGCGGGGCTAAGTCGTCGCAATCCCAACCAACCCAATACCAACAAGAACATCCTCGACGATTAG
- a CDS encoding ATP-binding cassette domain-containing protein, protein MIFSGPFANARQEQDGGRPIGWTIAACVAAFIVPTLIVLAGLIAHVLGGRLAESPVALGGRLSIPLPAAWLELPAVQQLAVLVGTAAVLAVLLSWLLWRTHLGLLRRSRETIESFHRRILQQSLVRAQTEGATAQRPRVEELIATQLPILRSGLVAWWRTVPRSVLVLVSCVLLALLVDVWLALLAVVSGVFVWRLYLWLSDEEAVQTIDWELGRSQQHLVELVQQAPLLARLQTRANVSEAFDEELLRMRRRHGTVDARASRVIPLVALAAMIAVCVLMLALGVNRFSVSSVMGLPAAVVLGLSLAAAAAASMRLWQTFHRARAAYEAAAMVYRFLDGEQDAQHGERVGISGLRDAVELDNVTLTNDAGKAILSSLTLRLEPGSMVAVLGTDAVSTSALIELLLGFGKPSVGKLAIDGIPLDEIHSNSLSRQVSWVGQDGPIWQGTISENLLGMDANGGEVAMQEALRRAGIYEQLSELSDGLRTVLAPDDERLDGPTRYAIGVARALLRRPAIVVVQEPEAEEAIGDDPCLDSLLFLAQNGSLVIIVPQRLRTLRAADRVILLNGNRLAGEGKHDDLLAGSDLYRHLNYLLFNPYRSL, encoded by the coding sequence ATGATTTTTTCTGGCCCCTTCGCAAATGCTCGACAAGAACAGGACGGAGGGCGACCGATCGGCTGGACCATTGCCGCCTGTGTGGCCGCTTTTATTGTCCCCACGCTGATTGTGTTGGCCGGTTTGATCGCACACGTGCTGGGCGGCCGGCTAGCCGAGTCGCCGGTGGCCTTGGGCGGGCGATTGTCGATTCCCCTGCCCGCCGCTTGGTTGGAATTGCCGGCGGTGCAGCAATTGGCGGTGCTGGTGGGCACCGCCGCGGTGTTGGCCGTATTGCTGTCCTGGTTGCTGTGGCGGACGCATCTGGGCTTGCTGCGTCGCAGTCGTGAGACGATTGAATCGTTCCACCGCCGGATTCTGCAGCAAAGTCTGGTCCGGGCTCAAACCGAAGGCGCCACCGCGCAGCGGCCGCGAGTCGAAGAGTTGATTGCGACCCAATTGCCGATCTTGCGTTCGGGGCTGGTCGCGTGGTGGCGGACGGTGCCGCGATCGGTGTTGGTGCTGGTCAGTTGTGTGTTGTTGGCCCTGTTGGTGGATGTGTGGCTGGCGCTATTAGCAGTGGTCAGCGGTGTCTTCGTGTGGCGGCTGTACCTATGGCTGTCCGACGAGGAGGCGGTGCAGACGATCGATTGGGAATTGGGGCGTTCGCAACAGCACCTGGTCGAACTGGTGCAACAGGCGCCTCTGCTGGCGCGGTTGCAAACTCGAGCCAACGTTAGCGAAGCCTTCGATGAAGAACTGCTGCGGATGCGGCGACGCCATGGCACGGTTGATGCTCGGGCATCCCGCGTGATCCCGCTGGTCGCCCTGGCGGCGATGATTGCCGTCTGTGTTTTGATGTTGGCTCTGGGCGTCAATCGCTTCAGCGTGTCCAGCGTAATGGGATTGCCGGCGGCGGTGGTGCTGGGATTATCGCTGGCCGCCGCGGCGGCGGCGTCGATGCGGTTGTGGCAGACCTTCCACCGCGCCCGCGCGGCCTATGAAGCCGCAGCCATGGTGTATCGCTTTTTGGACGGCGAGCAGGACGCGCAGCACGGCGAACGGGTCGGCATCAGCGGGCTCCGCGATGCCGTCGAACTGGACAACGTGACGCTGACCAACGACGCCGGCAAAGCGATCCTCAGCAGTCTGACATTGCGATTGGAACCGGGCAGCATGGTGGCCGTGCTGGGCACCGATGCGGTGTCGACTTCGGCGTTGATCGAGCTGCTGTTGGGATTCGGCAAGCCCAGCGTGGGGAAGCTGGCCATCGATGGAATCCCGCTGGACGAAATCCATTCCAACTCCTTGTCCCGCCAGGTTTCCTGGGTCGGACAGGACGGACCGATTTGGCAGGGAACGATTTCGGAAAATCTGTTGGGAATGGACGCCAATGGCGGGGAAGTCGCGATGCAGGAAGCCCTGCGGCGAGCCGGCATCTATGAACAGCTGAGCGAGTTGAGCGATGGGCTGCGGACGGTCTTGGCGCCCGACGACGAACGGCTCGACGGCCCCACCCGATATGCCATCGGCGTGGCCCGCGCCCTGTTGCGACGGCCAGCCATCGTGGTGGTCCAAGAACCCGAAGCCGAAGAAGCGATCGGCGATGATCCCTGCCTGGATTCGCTGCTGTTCCTGGCTCAAAACGGTTCGCTGGTGATCATCGTGCCGCAGCGATTGCGGACGCTGCGAGCGGCCGACCGCGTGATCCTGCTTAACGGCAACCGCTTGGCCGGCGAAGGCAAACACGATGACCTGTTAGCGGGCAGCGATTTATACCGGCATCTCAATTACCTGTTGTTCAATCCCTACCGCTCCCTGTAG
- a CDS encoding tetratricopeptide repeat protein, with the protein MEDSTSRRRLLQRILMGWVVLSGAMPLGALADSPSLAIHEPVFAEPPADAASPSDASRPFLAVREPTTAVAAFRPVREPGISPAAPTIDIAALPQLPDTAPGDATQTAPPVARPEQASIAKPLNALAWRSGDNEFAGERSPADSRWLRKRALAQQVSREILGATQARMVAAPAPNVSTMTARRLAQQAADQLAQARRQLDRGTLLSARGSAFETLRLIADANDLLTGTVSSATALQAARTALRESEDFAGRFGPVGPEAIARMAASHQTTILKDCDTSQLNGSRATDIYLDYARSQLAEVADSNPIAIEALVVLSQVERQSESPGTLRDAMVISLLRAAIQAGPHDPVVANELGFQLLQQGLLEEAQWALEHSFRLHPTRSAGVNLAETLRQRGDLHGAQAMFASLQPIPPEPAPQPQVYALSPQQFAAFSQPTAPPQRQPIGQPQRPLAAQPQLQPLPQPVAAPPAPTPTPAAPVQPAESKGPLGRVADAVSQFWK; encoded by the coding sequence ATGGAAGACAGCACAAGTCGACGACGACTGTTGCAGCGCATCCTGATGGGATGGGTGGTGCTCAGCGGCGCGATGCCGCTGGGGGCATTGGCGGATTCGCCCTCGCTGGCCATTCATGAGCCGGTGTTTGCCGAACCGCCGGCGGATGCGGCATCGCCCAGCGACGCGTCGCGACCGTTCTTGGCGGTGCGAGAGCCGACCACCGCGGTGGCGGCTTTCCGCCCGGTTCGCGAACCCGGTATATCCCCCGCTGCTCCGACGATCGACATCGCTGCGCTGCCGCAGCTGCCCGACACTGCGCCTGGGGACGCCACCCAAACCGCGCCGCCGGTCGCCCGCCCCGAACAAGCGTCTATCGCGAAACCGCTAAACGCCCTAGCGTGGCGGAGCGGCGATAACGAGTTTGCCGGCGAGCGTTCGCCCGCGGACTCGCGGTGGTTGCGAAAACGAGCATTGGCGCAGCAGGTCAGCCGAGAAATCCTGGGCGCCACGCAAGCGCGGATGGTCGCCGCCCCCGCGCCCAACGTGTCCACGATGACGGCCCGTCGTCTGGCACAACAGGCCGCGGATCAACTTGCACAGGCCCGTCGTCAGCTGGATCGTGGCACCCTGTTGTCGGCTCGCGGCTCGGCTTTTGAAACGCTGCGGCTGATCGCCGACGCCAATGATCTGCTGACCGGCACCGTGTCTTCGGCGACCGCCTTGCAGGCCGCTCGTACGGCGCTGCGTGAGTCGGAGGATTTTGCGGGACGGTTTGGGCCGGTCGGTCCCGAAGCCATTGCCCGCATGGCCGCGTCTCACCAAACCACGATTTTGAAAGACTGCGATACATCGCAGCTGAACGGCAGCCGGGCGACGGACATCTACCTGGACTATGCTCGCAGCCAGTTGGCCGAAGTAGCCGATTCCAATCCGATTGCCATCGAAGCCCTGGTGGTGCTGTCGCAGGTGGAGCGACAAAGTGAATCGCCCGGTACGCTCCGCGACGCGATGGTCATCAGTTTGTTACGAGCGGCGATTCAGGCCGGTCCCCATGATCCGGTGGTCGCCAACGAACTCGGTTTTCAACTGTTGCAGCAAGGCTTGCTGGAAGAGGCACAGTGGGCTCTGGAGCATAGTTTTCGCCTGCATCCCACTCGTTCGGCCGGTGTCAACTTGGCTGAAACGCTGCGTCAGCGCGGGGACCTGCATGGCGCTCAGGCGATGTTCGCCAGCTTGCAGCCGATCCCGCCCGAGCCGGCTCCCCAACCCCAAGTCTACGCGCTCAGCCCGCAACAATTTGCGGCGTTTTCCCAGCCGACCGCTCCGCCGCAGCGTCAACCCATAGGGCAACCGCAGCGTCCACTGGCAGCGCAGCCGCAACTGCAGCCGCTCCCTCAACCGGTCGCCGCTCCGCCCGCTCCGACTCCCACCCCGGCCGCTCCCGTGCAGCCCGCCGAATCAAAAGGGCCCTTGGGCCGCGTCGCCGATGCCGTCTCACAATTTTGGAAGTAA
- a CDS encoding polysaccharide biosynthesis/export family protein, whose product MHADHCRLAAPRSLRQSATSLTAAVAIALATWLGALSPAWAQYPGQPCPGGCQPCIQGVDCNTCSGAEARWSDMKPMNFQAYAQGEYAGPPRLAHLAEYRLRPNDEIQLIYLITRRQTSGEYRMTVGDEVLIESISNEDLQRGTLESGLQIQPDGTITVRLLGQVHAAGLTVDQLRRLLEKKYQRFYNEPAIDVTPVKTNTLAEDIRNAVGGQSGLQQQAVTVRVTPDGKIRLPGVGAVSAQGLSLSELKQEINLRYQQIVVGLEVEPILAQQAPHFVYVLGEVGQSNRFQMDTPTTVLGAIAMAGGYQRGANMRQVVVLRRADDWRLVATMLDLQGAVLGKRPTPADEIWLRDGDVVIVPKSPIRVLNDFVQQVFTDGIYGIVPFEGVSVEQISF is encoded by the coding sequence ATGCATGCTGACCATTGCCGTCTTGCGGCACCTCGTTCGTTACGACAATCCGCTACTTCGCTCACGGCCGCTGTGGCGATCGCCCTGGCCACTTGGCTCGGCGCACTGTCGCCGGCTTGGGCTCAGTATCCCGGTCAGCCCTGTCCGGGCGGTTGCCAGCCCTGCATCCAGGGCGTTGACTGCAACACCTGCAGCGGTGCGGAGGCGCGGTGGAGCGACATGAAGCCGATGAACTTCCAGGCTTATGCCCAGGGGGAGTACGCCGGGCCGCCGCGATTAGCGCATCTGGCCGAGTATCGGCTGCGTCCCAACGACGAGATCCAGCTGATCTATTTGATCACCCGTCGGCAAACCAGCGGGGAGTACCGCATGACGGTGGGCGATGAAGTCCTGATCGAATCGATTTCCAACGAAGACTTGCAGCGGGGGACGTTGGAATCGGGATTGCAGATCCAACCCGATGGCACGATCACCGTCCGTCTGTTGGGACAGGTACACGCTGCCGGGCTGACCGTCGACCAACTGCGGCGGTTGCTGGAGAAAAAGTACCAACGGTTTTACAACGAACCGGCCATCGACGTGACGCCCGTCAAAACCAACACCTTGGCCGAAGACATCCGCAACGCCGTGGGTGGTCAGAGCGGACTACAGCAGCAAGCCGTGACGGTGCGGGTCACGCCCGACGGCAAGATTCGTCTGCCAGGCGTGGGAGCGGTTAGCGCGCAAGGGCTGTCGCTGAGCGAATTGAAGCAGGAAATTAATCTGCGTTATCAGCAGATCGTGGTCGGCTTGGAAGTCGAACCGATCTTGGCGCAACAGGCCCCCCACTTCGTCTACGTACTGGGTGAAGTCGGACAGTCCAACCGCTTCCAAATGGATACCCCAACCACCGTGCTGGGCGCGATCGCCATGGCCGGCGGCTATCAACGCGGCGCCAACATGCGTCAGGTGGTCGTGCTGCGGCGAGCCGACGACTGGCGATTGGTGGCCACGATGTTGGACTTGCAGGGCGCCGTGCTGGGCAAGCGTCCCACGCCGGCCGACGAAATCTGGTTGCGGGACGGAGACGTGGTGATTGTGCCCAAGTCGCCGATCCGAGTCCTGAACGATTTCGTTCAACAGGTGTTTACCGACGGCATCTACGGCATCGTGCCCTTCGAAGGCGTCTCCGTCGAGCAGATCAGTTTCTAA
- a CDS encoding SDR family NAD(P)-dependent oxidoreductase, with amino-acid sequence MSDLDVRETVLITGASSGIGAALAHCFAADGADLILAARRRIELEQVAAGVREAFDVRVEVIPVDLSKTEGPAELCQAIAAMQLNVDVLVNNAGFGILGQFAESKRSLQMAMIAVNVAALTELTHRLLPDMLQRGRGGILNVSSVAAFPPGPLMAVYYASKAYVQSFSDALRYELRETPLTVSSLAPGPVASEFASRSGIGSLGVFDRNSLPPEVVAAAGYRGFRRGKRNITPGIFNRWGTLATRWLPRMTSAKIVAKIQGRKLE; translated from the coding sequence GTGTCTGATTTGGATGTTCGCGAAACGGTTTTGATTACAGGTGCCAGCTCGGGCATTGGGGCGGCGCTTGCGCATTGCTTTGCTGCCGATGGCGCAGATCTGATCTTGGCGGCTCGGCGACGGATCGAATTGGAACAGGTCGCTGCGGGCGTACGGGAAGCGTTTGATGTGCGGGTCGAGGTGATCCCTGTGGATTTGTCAAAAACCGAAGGACCGGCCGAATTGTGTCAGGCCATTGCGGCGATGCAGTTGAACGTTGACGTGTTGGTCAACAACGCCGGATTTGGCATTTTGGGCCAATTTGCCGAATCCAAACGCTCGCTGCAAATGGCCATGATCGCCGTCAACGTAGCAGCCTTAACCGAACTGACGCACCGCCTGTTGCCGGACATGCTGCAGCGCGGCCGCGGAGGCATTTTAAACGTTTCATCGGTGGCCGCTTTCCCGCCGGGCCCGTTGATGGCCGTGTACTACGCCAGCAAAGCCTACGTGCAGTCGTTTTCCGATGCCCTGCGGTACGAATTGCGGGAAACGCCGCTAACGGTCAGCTCGCTGGCGCCCGGGCCGGTGGCGTCGGAGTTTGCCAGCCGCAGCGGAATCGGCTCACTGGGCGTGTTCGATCGCAATTCCCTGCCACCGGAAGTCGTGGCGGCGGCCGGATACCGGGGATTCCGGAGAGGCAAACGCAATATTACCCCGGGAATCTTCAATCGCTGGGGCACTTTGGCCACCCGTTGGCTGCCGCGAATGACATCTGCCAAAATTGTGGCGAAAATTCAGGGGCGCAAGTTAGAATAG
- the yidD gene encoding membrane protein insertion efficiency factor YidD translates to MLRYDQLFRYDLAKRGRRLAAAENCDSTPFTDDLRPGGPIAMLRAMAIFAIRCYQVGISPWIGPCCRFSPTCSQYAIEAIGRYGFFRGGLKTVWRIARCHPWNPGGYDPP, encoded by the coding sequence ATGCTCCGCTATGATCAACTGTTCCGCTATGATCTAGCGAAACGTGGTCGCCGCTTGGCCGCGGCTGAAAACTGCGACTCAACACCGTTTACCGATGATCTTCGCCCCGGAGGCCCCATAGCCATGTTGCGTGCGATGGCCATTTTCGCCATTCGCTGCTACCAAGTTGGCATCAGCCCGTGGATCGGTCCCTGCTGCCGGTTTTCGCCGACCTGCAGCCAATATGCGATCGAAGCCATCGGCCGCTACGGATTCTTCCGCGGCGGCCTGAAAACCGTCTGGCGAATCGCCCGCTGCCATCCCTGGAACCCCGGCGGCTACGACCCCCCGTAG